The Bacteroidota bacterium genome includes a window with the following:
- a CDS encoding cytochrome c has product MKQYFIIIFLALMIFACGQNNNQTSRPETTISAKKTDGKELFLMRCTTCHGTDGNAGLAGSAKLGSSKYTVDQIVNTIKNGQKAMPKVDLESEEEYQALADYVLTLRK; this is encoded by the coding sequence ATGAAGCAGTATTTTATTATAATATTTTTAGCATTGATGATATTTGCCTGCGGACAAAACAATAACCAAACATCGAGGCCCGAAACAACAATATCTGCAAAAAAAACAGATGGCAAAGAACTTTTCTTAATGCGTTGCACTACCTGTCATGGCACTGATGGCAACGCTGGACTGGCAGGCTCTGCTAAATTGGGCTCATCAAAATATACAGTAGACCAAATAGTAAATACAATAAAGAATGGGCAGAAAGCGATGCCCAAAGTTGATTTGGAAAGTGAGGAAGAATACCAAGCACTTGCCGATTATGTGCTAACCCTGCGTAAATAA
- a CDS encoding ATP-dependent DNA helicase RecQ: protein MQPDLHQILKQYWGYNTFRKGQEDIINSVIAAKDTIALLPTGGGKSLCFQIPALAMEGICIVVSPLVALMKDQTDRLKKIGIKAELVYSGKSSKEIDRILDNCIFAGDIKFLYTSPERLQNPVFQARFERMNVNLIAVDEAHCISQWGYDFRPEYLKIAELRKIKPNIPIIAVTASATPAVVKDIAEKLWLKDPIIYKSSFERANLSYVVRETDDKTGQLLQIVDKIIGTTILYANNRKATKEIALLLNKNGYQADYYHAGLTMIEREKKQNDWLQNKIRIMCCTNAFGMGIDKADVRLVIHYEMPDSIEAYYQEAGRAGRDGNKSFAVLLTHPADEEKKKEMQAVRFPEFSFIQEVYNHLCSQLMIPWGEGQYSSYDFEIGAFCKKYNYDTQTTYSALKILEQNQWLKLNDAIHEPSKVMILSDEFTLYKLEVENPVYDTLLKFLLRSYGGILDHYIIIQEEQIAAKIKWTTAQVIELLNKLKKLEVLDYTPRKDNPQIYFLEDRIKKEDLLLDTQLINFLKTTYITRQTKMLEYTKLVDECRSNYIRDYFADEGILLPCGICDNCIANRKKLDNNKSSEEKLLKLLYNNPTTIADLVNNQPSHIKNERLAVIRKLLDDGELLVVDAKLCVK, encoded by the coding sequence ATGCAGCCCGATTTACACCAGATATTAAAACAATATTGGGGTTATAATACTTTCCGCAAAGGACAAGAAGATATTATAAACTCGGTAATAGCAGCAAAAGATACAATTGCTCTATTGCCCACGGGTGGAGGCAAGTCACTATGTTTTCAAATACCTGCTTTAGCTATGGAAGGTATATGTATTGTAGTTTCACCCTTGGTTGCATTAATGAAAGATCAGACTGATAGATTAAAAAAAATAGGCATCAAAGCTGAATTAGTTTACTCTGGAAAATCATCAAAAGAAATTGACCGCATTTTAGATAATTGTATATTTGCTGGCGATATTAAGTTCCTATATACTTCTCCTGAACGCCTACAAAATCCTGTATTTCAAGCCCGGTTTGAAAGGATGAATGTGAACTTGATTGCAGTAGATGAAGCACATTGTATATCACAATGGGGTTATGATTTCCGTCCTGAATATTTGAAAATTGCCGAGCTTCGAAAAATAAAACCCAATATTCCTATTATTGCAGTAACGGCTAGTGCCACGCCTGCTGTAGTGAAAGACATTGCTGAAAAACTTTGGCTCAAAGATCCTATTATATATAAAAGTTCTTTCGAACGTGCAAACTTATCATATGTGGTGCGAGAAACCGATGACAAAACGGGACAGCTTTTACAAATTGTAGATAAGATAATAGGTACTACTATATTATATGCCAATAATAGAAAAGCTACCAAAGAAATTGCTTTACTATTAAACAAAAATGGTTACCAAGCAGATTATTATCATGCGGGATTAACTATGATAGAACGCGAAAAAAAACAGAATGATTGGTTGCAGAATAAAATTAGAATTATGTGTTGCACCAATGCTTTTGGTATGGGCATCGACAAAGCCGATGTGCGACTCGTTATACATTACGAAATGCCCGACTCGATAGAGGCATACTACCAAGAAGCTGGCCGTGCGGGTCGTGATGGCAATAAATCATTTGCAGTTTTGCTCACCCATCCTGCTGATGAAGAAAAGAAAAAAGAAATGCAAGCCGTGCGTTTTCCTGAGTTTAGTTTTATACAAGAAGTATATAATCATTTGTGTTCCCAATTAATGATTCCTTGGGGCGAAGGACAATATAGTAGTTACGATTTTGAAATTGGAGCCTTTTGCAAAAAATATAACTATGATACACAAACAACTTACTCCGCTTTAAAAATTCTCGAGCAAAATCAATGGTTAAAACTAAATGATGCCATCCACGAACCTTCAAAAGTGATGATACTTTCGGATGAATTTACTTTATATAAACTGGAAGTTGAAAACCCTGTATATGATACTTTGCTCAAATTTTTGCTACGCAGTTATGGAGGGATTTTAGATCATTATATCATCATACAAGAAGAACAAATTGCGGCCAAAATAAAATGGACAACGGCACAAGTTATTGAACTGCTCAACAAACTCAAAAAGCTCGAAGTGCTAGACTATACGCCACGCAAAGACAATCCACAAATATATTTTTTGGAAGATCGTATTAAAAAAGAAGATTTATTACTGGATACGCAACTCATCAATTTTCTAAAAACTACTTATATAACTCGGCAAACAAAAATGCTAGAATATACCAAACTTGTGGATGAGTGCAGAAGCAATTATATTAGAGATTATTTTGCAGATGAAGGCATCCTCCTACCCTGCGGTATCTGCGACAATTGTATAGCCAACAGAAAAAAACTCGACAATAATAAAAGCAGCGAAGAAAAATTATTAAAACTATTATATAATAATCCCACCACGATTGCTGACTTGGTAAACAACCAACCCAGCCATATTAAAAACGAACGCTTGGCTGTTATCAGAAAACTTTTGGATGATGGAGAATTGTTGGTGGTGGATGCGAAACTTTGTGTGAAGTAA